In the Sandaracinus amylolyticus genome, GAGCGGCTCGCAGCTCTGGGGCGAGGTCGCGACGACCTGCTCGGCGAGCGACTCGAGCGTCGCCGCGGGCCCGAAGTCGCAGCCCGGCGCGCGATAGGCGCCCGCGACCTCGTCCCACACGACGCGCACCGGACGCCCGTCGATCGCCAGGCGCGCGTCCTGTCGCTCGCCCTCCCAGCGCACCTCGTGCTCGCCGATCACGCGCGTGCGCGCGCCGCCGCACGCGGCCAGCACCGAGGCCACCCCGATCGCGATCACCGTCACGCGCCGCATGCCCGCTCGGGTACCGCGGTCGCGCGTCGAACGCCAGCTTTTTAGCCCCAGAGCGCGCTCGACGGAGGGACCAGCGTTCCGGCCTCGAAGCGCGCGCCACCGTCGCGATCACGCGCGAGCAGGATCGATCCATCGAGATCGATCCAGTCCGCGCGCGAGACCAACAGGCACGCGGGCGCGATCGCGAGCGACGTGCACACCATGCAACCGAGCGCGACCCGCAGGCCCGCGGCGCGCGCGGCGTCGATCGTCGCGATCGCGCCGGTGAGCCCGCCTGCCTTGTCGAGCTTCACGTTCACCGCGTCGTAGCGATCGGCGAGCGACGCGATGGTGCTCGCGTCGTGTGCGGACTCGTCGGCGCAGATCGGGATCGGCCGCGCGCGACCGCGCAGCGCGTGATCCTGTGCGGCAGGGAGCGGCTGCTCGAGCAGCGCGACGTCGAGCGCGGCGAGCCGAGGTGCGAGCGCGTCGTAGGTCGCCGTGTCCCAGCCCTCGTTCGCGTCGACCCAGAGCGTCGCGCGCGGCGCGGCATCACGCACCGCGCGGACGCGATCGAGATCGACTCCGTCGCCCGCGAGCTTGAGCTTGAGGAGCGGGCGATCGAGCGCGCGCGCCGCGCTCGCCATGCGCTCGGGCGTGTCGATCGAGATCGTCGTCGCGGTCACGAACGGCGCCGGCACGTCGAGGCCCGCGAGCTCCGCGACGCTGCGGCCCGTGCGCTTCGCCTCGAGATCCCAGAGCGCGCAGTCGATCGCGCTGCGCGCGGCACCGCGCACCGTGAGCGATGCTCGGTCGAGCACGCGCTCCGACTCGATCGCGGCGATCACGCTCGCCGTGGTCTCGCCGTAGCGCGCATAGGGCACGCACTCGCCGCGACCGACGTTCGGGCCGTCGGCGATCTCGACGACGACCACCTCGGCCTCGGTCTTCGCACCGCGCGCGATGGTGAACGTGCCCGCGATCGGCCAGCGCTCGGCGCGGACCGCGAGCTTCATGCGCGCTTGCCGCGCCGCGCCTCGATCGCGCGCGCCGCGATGCCGCCGAGCACGATCGACACGACCGGCATGAACGCGCGGCCGATCGCGAACCATGCGGGCAGGCCGCGCGCCTCGTCGCTGCTGACCATCCCGAAGAACCCGATGATCCCGCCGAGCACCGCGGCGTGCGCGATCGGCGCCCAGCCCGCGAGGCGCGCAGTGATCAGGCCCGCGATGATCCCGTTCGGCAGCATGCCCGCGAGCCACATCGCGAGGCCTCGCTCGGTCGGCTGCGCGCCCTCGGTCGACGGGATGTCGCCCGGCATCATCGACGCGAGCACGCCGAGGAAGAGCTGACCGAGCACGAACAAGGTGATCCACCCCGCGACGACCGCGAGCACGCTGCGGATCGGCGTGCCCTTGGGCTCGCCGCCCGCGGGGACCGTCGTGGTCGAGCGCTCGGTGCTCATCGACGGATACGCAGGCCTTCGAGCACGAGATCGATGAGCGTGCTCGCGACCTGCGGGGGCGGCGCGTCGAGGCGACCGTGGAGGAAGCCGAGCGCGAGCTGCTCGGTCGCGCCGACCACCGCGAGCGCGGAGATGCGCGGGTCGGACACGCGCAGGAGCTCCTTCTGCACCGCGATCTCGGTGAGCTTCACCGCGCTCTTCTCGATATCGAGCGCGAGCGCGCGGATCGGTGCGCGGGCGCCGTGACCAGGCGCGCGGTTCTCCTGCAGGTAGAGCCGCACCACGTCGAGGTAGCCGACCGCGACGGGGATCAGGTCGCGCGCGAGCCCCTGGTACGCCTGGAACAGCGAGTCGCGATCGTTCGCGGCGCTCAATGCGTCCTCGCAGCGCTGCATCGCGGCGCGCACGAGCGTCGACACCGGCTCGAAGATCGCGTCGACGAGCTCGGTCTTGTCCTCGAAGTAGCGGTAGAAGCTGCCCTTCGCGACGTCGGCCTCGCGCGCGATGTCGTCGATCGTGACGGCCTCGACGCCCTTCTCGAGGAAGAGCGCGAGCGCGGCATGCGCGATCGCTTGCGTGCGCTGCTTGCGGTTGACGTCGCGCTTGCCGCCCGGCGGGCCGGGCCGCTCTTTCGGCGCGCGCTTCACGGCCACCGCGGCGACGCCCTCTTCCTGCGGCGATCCCGACGCCCGAATCGCACGCGCCGAAGTCCGACTGGACACGGCGCCTGGGATGTCACATAAAAGGATGACTGTCCGGTCATCGTTTTCTGGGACGAGGCCGAGCGAGGGAGGTGCGTGGTGATCGGGATTCCTCTCGGGCTGCTCTACGCGAACGCGAGCGAGTGGGTGATCCACAAGTACGTCCTTCACGAGCGCGGCCGGAAGAAGGGCGGCTTCTGGCAATTCCACTGGGTCGAGCACCACCGGAACGTGCGC is a window encoding:
- a CDS encoding TetR/AcrR family transcriptional regulator translates to MDHPLARVRVEQPERNPDHHAPPSLGLVPENDDRTVILLCDIPGAVSSRTSARAIRASGSPQEEGVAAVAVKRAPKERPGPPGGKRDVNRKQRTQAIAHAALALFLEKGVEAVTIDDIAREADVAKGSFYRYFEDKTELVDAIFEPVSTLVRAAMQRCEDALSAANDRDSLFQAYQGLARDLIPVAVGYLDVVRLYLQENRAPGHGARAPIRALALDIEKSAVKLTEIAVQKELLRVSDPRISALAVVGATEQLALGFLHGRLDAPPPQVASTLIDLVLEGLRIRR
- the dgcA gene encoding N-acetyl-D-Glu racemase DgcA gives rise to the protein MKLAVRAERWPIAGTFTIARGAKTEAEVVVVEIADGPNVGRGECVPYARYGETTASVIAAIESERVLDRASLTVRGAARSAIDCALWDLEAKRTGRSVAELAGLDVPAPFVTATTISIDTPERMASAARALDRPLLKLKLAGDGVDLDRVRAVRDAAPRATLWVDANEGWDTATYDALAPRLAALDVALLEQPLPAAQDHALRGRARPIPICADESAHDASTIASLADRYDAVNVKLDKAGGLTGAIATIDAARAAGLRVALGCMVCTSLAIAPACLLVSRADWIDLDGSILLARDRDGGARFEAGTLVPPSSALWG